CTAACCCGCGACCAGTCTCGGCCGCATCTGCCGCGTCAGCCTGGGGTCGACGACGTCGAGCCGGAACACCGCATCGGCCAACTGGCGATCGGGCTCGATGGTCAGTGTTTCCGCTTCATTGGGCAGGAGCACCGCGACATCCCGAATGCCGAGATCGGCCAGCTGGAACGGCGTGCCGTGACCATATTCCAGATGGCCCCGGCCAATGATGCCGATCACCAGCGGCGGCTCGGGCACGGCGCGGGCTCGCGCAATGTTGCAGGCAAAGGCCCGGTCCCAGCATTGCTGGGCGCGCACGAAACGGTCGAAGCCGGGATCGTCGGGCGAGCGGACCGGGCCGGTGGGGCCAGGCGCGCGGCCACCGGCACCCGTCAGGTCGAACAGATAGCGGCGATAGGCCGGCGTTGCGGTGGCAGACGGCGTCAGCCCGTCGCGCTCAGCTTCCGGGATCGCGTCCCAGCCATCCTTGCCGACGCGCGTCACCAGTGGGCGATGGCAGTTCAGCGCCAGCATGGGCACACGCTGCTGCCGGCAGAAATGGAACAGCGGCAGGTAGATTTCCGGCGGAAAGCCCCAGACCGTCTGCCATTCGCTGGCCTCGAGAAAGGCCCGGGTGTCGAACGCACCCGCCACCCAGTGGTCGAGCACGGGCTGGACGCGCCTTGGGAACATCTCGAATCCCAGGGCGATGTTCGGATTGTGCGCGGCGATCATCACCGCGACATGCAACTGCCAACGATGGATCTCGGCCACGTCATGGCTCTCGCCAATAAGCACGACCTGCTTTTGCGCCAGCTCCGCCATGAGGGTGCCCTGGTCGAGTACGGTTCCGCTGCGCGGATCGAGCCATGTGGCGGGCTGATGGATCATGAACGGCCTGGTCTTGGAGATTGATGGAGATTAGCGGCGCGAATCCAATAAAATCTTGATGAAATTTGTCAAGTTAACCGGCGCCGCACGGCAGGTGCTGCAGATGACGTCCGGCATGGGCCGCTCGGAGGGCTTGCCGCCGTGCTGGAAATGCCATTCTCTCTTGTCTGAAATATCGTTTCAAAAACGCTTCAGGAGAGACGCTCGATGCCGCCCCATAGCCGCCGGACCATCCTTGCCGCCACTGCCGGCCTAGCCGCGGCCCATGTTTTGCCAGCCCGCGCGCAATCCTTTCCCGATCGCCGCGTGACGCTGATCGTGCCGTTCCCGCCTGGCGGTCCGGTGGACCTGACAGCCCGCGAGATCGGGCAGAAGCTGTCGAGCTACTGGAACCAGCCGGTGATCATCGAGAACCGTCCGGGCGCCGATGCGGTCATCGGGGCGCAGGCGGTCTCCAAGGCCGCGCCCGACGGCTACACCATGCTGGTCTGCGCCATCCATCATTCGGTCCATCCGAGCCTCAAGCCGAACCTGCCCTACAATTTCCTCGAGGACTTTCTGCCCATCAGCGGCGCGGGCATCTTTCCGATCATCGTCTGCGCTCATCCCTCACTGCCGTTCCAGGACATCAAGGGCCTGATCGCCCATGCCAAGGCCAATCCGGGCAAGCTCTCGTTCGGGTCCGCGGGGATGGGCGGCGGCACCCATCTGGCGGGCGAATTGTTCAAGAGCATCACCGGCACCGACATGCTGCATGTCGCCCATCGCGGCAGCGCGCCGGCCATGGCGAGCCTGCTCGGAAACCATGTGCAGCTGATGTTCGCCGATGGTCCGACAGCCGTTCCCCAGGTGGAGGCCAAGACGGTCCGCGCCCTGGGCATCTCGCCGGCGCGGCTGCCGCTTCTGCCCGATATCCCCACCATGGCGGAAGCCGGCCTGCCGACTTTCGACGCCCATTCCTGGTCTGGCATCGTCGTGCCGAAAGGCACGCCTGCCGACGTCGTCGCCAAGCTCAATGCCGATGTCGTGCG
This region of Phreatobacter aquaticus genomic DNA includes:
- a CDS encoding ChaN family lipoprotein, which codes for MIHQPATWLDPRSGTVLDQGTLMAELAQKQVVLIGESHDVAEIHRWQLHVAVMIAAHNPNIALGFEMFPRRVQPVLDHWVAGAFDTRAFLEASEWQTVWGFPPEIYLPLFHFCRQQRVPMLALNCHRPLVTRVGKDGWDAIPEAERDGLTPSATATPAYRRYLFDLTGAGGRAPGPTGPVRSPDDPGFDRFVRAQQCWDRAFACNIARARAVPEPPLVIGIIGRGHLEYGHGTPFQLADLGIRDVAVLLPNEAETLTIEPDRQLADAVFRLDVVDPRLTRQMRPRLVAG
- a CDS encoding Bug family tripartite tricarboxylate transporter substrate binding protein, translated to MPPHSRRTILAATAGLAAAHVLPARAQSFPDRRVTLIVPFPPGGPVDLTAREIGQKLSSYWNQPVIIENRPGADAVIGAQAVSKAAPDGYTMLVCAIHHSVHPSLKPNLPYNFLEDFLPISGAGIFPIIVCAHPSLPFQDIKGLIAHAKANPGKLSFGSAGMGGGTHLAGELFKSITGTDMLHVAHRGSAPAMASLLGNHVQLMFADGPTAVPQVEAKTVRALGISPARLPLLPDIPTMAEAGLPTFDAHSWSGIVVPKGTPADVVAKLNADVVRALKEPDTSERLLRFAAQPAPMSTEQFGAFLKAETAKWAAVIKAANIPMQQ